Genomic window (Culex pipiens pallens isolate TS chromosome 3, TS_CPP_V2, whole genome shotgun sequence):
ATCGAGCGAGCACGAGCGGGTGTGCGGTTCGGGACGAACGTTGCTGTAGATTTCGTTGTCGGAGCATTTTTCCAGCAGTTCGTAGCTATCGTGCGAGATGTCATCCTGCGAGCCGTACTCAAAGTTGGAGTAGTAGTTGCCCTGGTGGCGCTTGTAGCCCGTGTGGTCGATGGTGTTGTACGTCGTGCCGGGATAGCTGGACGAGTACACCTTACAGTCCGAGCCCAGGAACTCCTGGCTGACATCCATGGAGTGATTTTTCTGAACGTACATCGAGTGTCGCGAGTCGTCGTACCGCGTGACCGGACTGTCGATCCGGTCCGACGTGAGGAACTCGCGCTCGAGCATGGTAAAGTCGGGACGTCCGCCGTACCCGTAGTCGAACAGTTCCTTGCACGAGGCGCTGCGCTGCCAGACGTCCTTTCCCATGCCGCCGTCAGCTCGGAAGCCACGGAGATAGTCGTCCTCGTAGTCCTCGTCGTACCCACTCTTGTACTGCACCGTCGAGTAGATGTTGGCATTGGACAGCTCGTACTCGAGCCGCTCGGAAGAGGTCTTCTTGCTGTTCATGCCTTCGTCCTCCTCTTCGGCGTTCTTGAGCAGCGTCGAGTAGTGCAGGTAATCGCTGGTGACCTTCGACGAGCTCGGGAGGTTGCTCAACGAGTGACCTGCACCGTAACCGCTGTATGACGAGTCCAGGGAGTCGATCTTGGACAGCTCGGAGGCGCGGGGCAGCGAGTGGGACGACCGCGGTTGTATCGGTGGTGGCGGGAGTGGATGCGACACCGAGTACCGCTCGTCATCGTCGGTGAGTCCGTTCTTGTGCGTTATGGTCGTGGCTAGCGAGTGCGAGTTTGGCGAATGGGAATAGTGCGGCTGGCTGTGGCTAAAGTAGTCCGACGTGTCGGAGTACCGATTGGCGCCGTAATATTCGTCGAAATGGGTTGAAGATGGTTGCGTTTGCTGCTGTTGGTACAGTTCTGCCGGGGAACCGTTGATGGCTGTGATGGCGACTACTGTCGTGCCATTGCTTAAATTGTAGTTTCTAATGGTATCGTCTATGAACTCGTCACTAAAGTGCTTCCCGGCGTGGAGTCCGCCGGTGCTAGCCTGAATTGGTAGTGGTTGTGCTTGTGGTTGCTGTTGTTTGTTGGTTTTACTCTTACGATTCACCGTCGCGTACAGATCGTCACTGACGACGGTATTGCCGGTCGTCGTGGCCGAGGTCGTCGTCGCCGGAACACCCGTCACCATCGCTTTGATTTGGGTGGCCGTCGCGTACCGGATGTCGATTTCGTCCTCGTCGTCAAGgtcttcgtcgtcgtcatccAGGTACGTCTGACGGATGGTGTTCTCGTCGATGACCTCGTCCATGATTTCCTCGTCATCCTCGGCGGCACTAGTGCTTCCGTCACCGGAAGCAGCACCAGTGATGGCGATCTGGACggatcgctgctgctgctgctgttgctgctggtgcGGCTGCTTCCGGCGATAGAGATCGTTAATGTCCGAGTAGATGATGTTATCGGCAATATCGTCCGACAGATCGGTCCCGGTACTGACCGACTTAGACATCGAATAGGTACTCGTATTGCTATAACGGACTAGTGTGGCATTGTGGGATTGAGAGCTGCTGGCTGCCAGCCCCGGGTTGACCCCCGCCGAAGAGCGACGGGTGTGAGAGGCCAACATTGCCAGTGCCGGGGCCGGCGATATAACACTCTCCCGGCTGGTGGAGGAGaccgttgttgttgtttccCCCATAGAACTGCTGCGATCCGCCGGTTGGCCCAGCGGCCCGGCTGAGGCCcgacgctgctgctgctgctgctgcagctgctGCGGCGTGGAATATCTGGGGTTGCGATGAATGTAGCTGGGGGACATAGTGGCATAGAGGCGGTGGCTCGGACCTACCTCGCCGCGATTTGAAGGGGGGTGGGAAAGACATGGTCACATCGGTGGTCTCAATTCACAGCTTCGTGTATCAACGCAAGAAACGGAGTGAACAACTCAAATCGTGACAGTGATGAATAACCAACCAAATGTTCAAAATCAGAaaccaaaaacccaaaaaaacgtAACACGTAACGCGATGCATGGTTTGaactcaacagaaaaaaaagaatcgtgTGTGTAAGATCGCTTCGTACTCACCGGAACTGTGACCGTCTTGACGTGCACGACCCCGATCGGCTTCGCGCAGCGCCGTTGCCGCatgattgctgctgctgttgttgctgttgttgaggTGATACGGCGAACTCCATGTGCCCCCCGGTGAGACAGAGCGACTCGAGTCCTGGTGGTGCGGGTCCGCCCCCATTCCCGAGGACGACGAAATCCCCCCCATTTGGGCATAGCTCCTCGTCGGATAGGTCTCCACCTGGGCTTCCGTGAGCTGACCCGCCGACGCTGAATGGCTGTTGCGGCCGGTAGGACTGCCGGGTCGGTGATCCTCCGCCGTACCCGCTGGTTTCCTCGTCTGAGAAGGCGTCCTCAAGGCGTTGCTCTGACTGCGACGTTCCCATTCCGCTGCGACGATACGGGGGAAAGATGTGGTTAGGGATCAACTTCACTTCTTGGGGGAAACACAAACGCTTACACAACTGCTCAACAGAATCACATCGATAAAATGCTTAAAGTAAAATAACCTGCTACTTAAATGTTTGAGATCTGctgaagattttaaaaaatctaatcaaTGCAAGCTTATCGTATCAAGTTTACAGTACACTCAGTTGCAGCGAAACCGGCAAAGTGAATTTCTCTACAATATCGCAAAAAATTTCgcgatttaataatttaatttttttttcaaatggatgaaactttgtccatgcattccctacccgagcagacggtaataacttgggaataacctGCTTTGCTATTGTTCAATACTAAACCAATAAcatgttatgttatttataacaagatttgttatttgtctttgttttttttattttagattgttattgtaataacaaactaATACCATTAGGAttaggaattttcaaaaaaaaattttacatagaaaaaataattccctttattttatttaacttattattactaaaagttgaattcctaaaaaaggtgttttaaattttcaaaattgtatgatatgttttaggagactaaTAAAGACTATTGTGAGCCGTAGAtgctgcaaaatttgattttagaaaaattatttttgtaaaaaatagtgttttctgagaaatatcgaaaatctggatataaaaaaaaattaattataatttttaaagcaaatgcaatcgaaaagttttttttttttataaaacgtaCCGTATTcgagttgagcaattctctgagatttcggtaattcgatttttttttttctattttataatccggctgaaactattttggtgcctttgatatgcccaaagaagccattttgcatcattagtttgtccatataattttccattcaaatttggcagctgtccatacaaaaatgatttatgaaaattagaaaatctgtatcttttgaaggaattttttgatcgatttagtgtcttcggcaaagttgtaggtatggatacggactacactggaaaaacatgaaacacggtaaaatttttttggttatttttaatttaactttttgtcactaaaacttgatttgcaaaaaaacactattttttttatatgttttatgggacatcaaatgccaacttttcagaaatatccagaatgggcaaaaaatcattgaccgagttatgaatttttgaatcaatactgttttttttttttcaaaaaaatcggtcgcaaaaatttttcaacttcatttttcgaagtaaaatcaaatttgcaatcaaaaagtactttagtgaaattttgataaagtgcttaaaaaacataaattttccagtttttaaatttttgcatggcaatatctcaacaacttagggtcgtatcaacaaagttcaaaaatgcaaaatattttcaaaaaatttttttttcaagaatgggcaaacatgggcacaaattaaaaaaaaataactgctactgttttcaaaaaagttacctgaaattgctataacttgaaatggtgcattttatcaaaatttcactaaagtattttttgcttacaaattcaattttacttcgaaaaatgaagttcaaaaatttttgcgaccaatatttcgattttttgaaaaaatcagtatagattcaaaaattcataactaggtcaaagattttttgctcattctgtaaatttctgaaaagttggcatttaatgtcattgcttttttttgcaaatcaagttttagtgacaaaaagtgaaattaaaaatcaccatttttttaccgtgtatcattttttttttcagtgtagtccttatccatacctacaacttttccgaagacaccaaaacgatcaaaaaatccttctaaagttatagattttcgaattttgtatggacagctgccaaatttgtatggaaattatatggacaaactaatgattcaaaatgactgctttgggcttaccgaaggcaccaaaaaaagtttcagtcggattaaaaaaatacaaaaattaaaattaaaaaaatagaccaATTTCTTAGAGAATTACTCAGTAATATCTAACTAATCTTAGGtataaaagcataaaaattaaTTCTTGAATGAAAAGGTTTTCTGGAATTTTGAACTGACGATAACTCGAAAACTATTGGCCCGATTCTTAATGCTataaattgaaacttttgcgaaattttctgatcttttcaataatttcggaaattttataacttgatcaaaaattaaccttttagaaagtcaaatatttaaattgttttcatttttatcagaattttattttattttacggATCTAAACGgacaggctaattaggtgacacttagagcaattcattttcatcgattctaATTCTTTGTAAGGCTGTTCTTgcgataattatttttttaactctaaataccttttaaaaatcgaaaatgtgtacctaacttgaaaacggtatattttatcagaaaaaaaaacatgcaaagtatttttcgattgaaaattctgttttacttttaatgtatttttaaatatttttaagtgcatATTTTAGATATGtataaaaaacactatttttcataaactcatatctcctaaaccagattttgcaccatcactatggttcaaattatttatttttcttcccctaataatattaaaaaatcttaaataataaaaacgtattttgggaattaaaTTTGTAGACATTAAATgttaaacaagaaaattttatttttttcgtgtaccttaGGGCGACAAGAAAGAAAATGGAGGATCGTAAGAGATActccctggctcgattctttaggaaaataagtaactgtgccaattttgagccaaatcggttaagggttaagggtcgcttttatCATTGAAgtttgtaaatttcaaaatttcgccaAAAGGTGTGTCGGATCAAGTGTAAGATTCTTAAGTAaatttttatgacaaaaaaaactttgtcgaagaacgcaaaacgatccgacttaaccctgacgagttattaacgatttaaagaagacgtttttgtatgaaaaggattttttttaaccaacttcaacgataaaaatcgACCCTTAACCtttaaccgattttgctcaaaattttcacagtgacatattttttcttaagaAATCGAATCAGGGGTATCTCTTatgtccattttttttattgtcaccctagtgtacctatgttttattgtttagtcctactaacctacaactttgccgaagacaccaaatcgatcagaaaatcccttctcaagaatttgaattttatacatttacattttgtatggaaaaaaataattatgcaaaataatctcttttgacatagggaatacatggacaaagtttaattcaattaaaaaaaaataaaaagaaaagtcgatttgcgaaatcgtgAAGAACcactcatttttatcaaaaactgatttttttcactcaGAAAAAACATTTCCAATTGTGAATTGAATCTTTAGCAAGATTCAAATGTTTGGTTCAGCGATGGAAGAAATGTCATCAAAAGAGTTTCATTGCGTATTCTTTGAGAGAGAAAgttaaaagagagaaaaaaaatctcttctctCGTTCGCGCGATTACAATCTCACTAATACATTCATAGGCGAGACGTGAACCGTCAGATGAggtcgtagtttttttttgtatcaagcaaaacaatgctaAAAGGCAAATGTGGAATTGTAACCTAACAGTGCATCTCATTCATTTCAGTGTATGTTTATATTAAGAATGAGCAGGATGCACTGAGTGGATTGATCTTCAAAACATTAGGTTTAGTGCAGATCAAAAGCCTAGCAGACAAATTCAAGCCTTTTCTTTTCTTGAAAATAGCATGTCAAACTGAAtcggaaaaacgcttttttaggtgtttttttttaataaagaattttaatattttatctaaatattttaagtagaTTTGTATGTaattaaattgtttatttctacttttttttgaaggctaataaattttgaaaattgaactcCTTCGTCTTAGATTCAGTCGTGTATAATTTAGCCGCTGAGTGTACTTGTACTTTAGTTATTTAAGAAAAAGTGCAAAGAATCTACAAGGTGGATCAAACTAATCAAAACGAAGCTAACAAATAACTTAAGTGTAACAAACTAAATACaaacaaacttaacaaactaaatgtaataaataaaagataaagataaaaaataatacaaaccgGTTTCGATCGGAAGTAAGGGATGAGCCGAGATGCTTTGATTCACATTGCATGAAGTGCGTGACTGACTTCGGGTACTTGAATGCAGAGGACCCTGACGGAAAGACTGAGACCtgtttttcgtttcgtttttcgtGGTTACGTCGGATATGCGgacgaaagagagagaaaaaagagaagaagaaaaaaacacaaaaacggAGACAAAAAACgagaaagagaagaaaaaaataacggaTAACAATAGAGAGCAACAACAATGTGTAAAAACTTACGGATTaggttgggtttttttttcaaaatgttttttttgttttattattttttttttgttattttttggtatGAATTTGCGCGAGCAtcgcacgcacacacgcacacgcacgCATTCGTATGCACGGaatgagagagagggagagggaGAGTTGCGAATAGAGCGAATGGTGAACGAGAGTGCGAGCGTGCGCGAGGAgcaagaaagagaaagagagaggggTTAGAGCATTTTAAGTGATGTGAGGAGGTAAAACGGAAAGCGAGAAAGAGATACTCGTGAGTGGGTATGGAATCACAAACATCAAAATggaagtgagagagagagagggagtgaGGCAATTCTAGGTGGTTTGCGCTCTCTCATCGTTTTGCGAGCGACACTGATGATGACACATCGAATGAGAAACGCAAGTGAAAAAAGAAGGATTGATGAGATTCATGAGTTGAGTGTATCGCAAGCAGTGtactttttttctgtaaattgtTAGAACACTCGAAGTTTAATAAATGTTTTGCATGTAAAATATAGAATTGAtcgaaaataatgaaaaattgaaagttgCAATTGCAAAATAGTTGCTATCTAGGCTGAAACTCTAAAGtatgaacaatgtttttttttttgtaaagattaACCATATTTTAACTTGCTTCAGATGGTTGTTAGACAACAATATTGGTAAAGTCGCCGGTTCAACTGAGGCAAACAGGCATGATAGGTGCATAAATCCCGTTGGTgtcatatgttttttaaatccaTGTCAGGGGGAAAATTAGAGAATCCGTAGTTTCACCAGGTTTGCTTCaatgctcgaaaaataaaatttaagttaaCCAAACATGAGTAAATAAATgaacataattttaattaacaaaagttgatCCACTATTAATACGatgaaacacaaacacaaaggaACGCAATACTACTGctgaaattaatgtttttttaaattgaactgATTCTAAATCTTAAAACATGGATAAAAGTAACTTCGTAAAGAAACTAATAGAAAGATAAAGAGATGGGACGTTCGACGGCTTTACAGGaattcaatattttcacaaaagaaTAATGTgtgattttggtttttaaattttggcttttcaagttgattggaaataaacaaaactatatttaaattaaactaaaagGAAACTTAAAAAACTAGAAAACATAGGCTGTAACTTGTTTTAAATAACATAattcaaactaattttaaattttttattggcCTTATTGTTGAAAACGCGGAATTCAAGACAAAGCGACAAACTAATTTAAAAGCAAACGAAAAATAAGGGAGCGCAAAATCTAACATGTTTGCCAGGAGGAATTTGCTACGCCCGATTCCGGCAATCAGGAAAAGCAAGGACAGAATAGAAAACAAAGCCTTAGTAGACGTGGCCATAGCAGCAGTAGTATTAGTGTGAGTGTGTATTTTATGGTGATGGTATTAGTATACAGAACAATGGCAGAGGAAGAAGTGGCCCTAAAACACAGGGAAAGCCGAACGAGCAaagttgggatttttttttgctcgaatgCTCGGAAACACAGTAACGTTTGAGGGATAGAGAGTGAGAGAGAAGGGCGATCAATATTTACCTTTGGAACGTCTGCCGTTTTACGTAATTGTCACGAACAAACTCGATGATTTGCTTTTGGGTTTTGCCGCTGTACCTGTTGATTGGTGTGAATCGTGGGAGAAAATAAACGAGGGATTAGTTGAAAAGTTCTTGCTCAgcgattttgtttttgctgcaGCTCCCAAGCGAGGAAGGACAAACCCTACAACAAGCTTGTCAGAAGTGTTAATGTGGTAATTAGTGACGTTAGCACCACATTGAATTGATACACCCAAAACGGGTAGTCGAGAGAACAATGGTATAAAATTTACCGAAAGAATAAGGCTCATCCCGCGAGAGTAattctctcaaaatttcattCGTAGATTGAAAATGTTCATCCTATTGCACAGTGGTAAAgaattgtgaaaaaatgattttctgaaaaataaaaaagttccttttcttttctttcttaaagacataaaaaaaaaataccaaaaatattcatacaaagttaaattttcaaaatcattctaaccgtgaaccaccctaattttcaaccttaccaaaagttaccccttttatttgcaacaactcttctgaagaataattttatgaaaaaaaaaaaacttctgaggacaccaaagctccaaaacaacACCTTGTCTATTGTCTTGTCTTTTGTTCTTGTCTCTTGtttcttgtctcttgtctcttgtctcttgtctcttgtctcttgtctcttgtctcttgtctcttgtctcttgtctcttgtctcttgtctcttgtctcttgtctcttgtctcttgtctctagTCTCTTGTCTCTtatctcttgtctcttgtctcttgtctcttgtctcttgtctcttgtctcttgtctcttgtctcttgtctcttgtctcttgtcttttatcttttatcttttatcttttgtcttttgtcttttatcttttatcttttattttttatcttttatcttttatcttttatcttttatcttttatcttttatcttttatcttttatcttttgtcttttgtcttttatcttttatcttttatcttttatcttttatcttttatcttttatctttaatcttttatcttttatcttttatcttttatcttttatcttttatcttttatcttttatcttttatcttttatcttttatcttttatcttttatcttttatcttttatcttttatcttttatcttttatcttttatcttttatcttttatcttttatcttttatcttttatcttttatcttttatcttttatcttttatcttttatcttttatcttttatcttttatcttttatcttttatcttttatcttttatcttttatcttttatcttttcttttatcttttatcttttatcttttatcttttatcttttatcttttatcttttatcttttatcttttatcttttatcttttatcttttatcttttatcttttatcttttatcttttatcttttatcttttatcttttatcttttatcttttatcttttatcttttatcttttatcttttatcttttatcttttatcttttatcttttatcttttatcttttatcttttatcttttatcttttatcttttatcttttatcttttatattttatcttttatcttttatcttttatcttttatcttttatcttttatcttttatcttttatcttttatcttttatcttttatcttttatcttttatcttttatcttttatcttttatcttttatcttttatcttttatcttttatcttttatcttttatcttttatcttttatcttttatcttttatcttttatcttttatcttttatcttttatcttttatcttttatcttttatcttttatcttttatcttttatcttttatcttttatcttttatcttttatcttttatcttttatcttttatctttaatcttttatcttttatcttttatcttttatcttttatcttttatcttttatcttttatcttttatcttttatcttttatcttttatcttttatcttttatcttttatcttttatcttttatcttttatcttttatcttttatcttttatcttttatcttttatcttttatcttttaagtttaaaagtttaaaagtttaaaagtttaaaagtttaaaagtttaaaagtttaaaagtttaaaagtttaaaagtttaaaagtttaaaagtttaaaagtttaaaggtttaaaagtttaaaagtttaaaagtttaagtttaaaagttgaaaagtttaaatgttgaaaagttgaaaagttgaaaagtttaaatgttcaaatgtttaaatgtttaaatgtttaacccaccggaggtcgcgtacgtgtactttgtacacagtttgtaagagcacttgtaagaaaggcgaaaacatgcgacttcccgaaggttaaatgtttaaatgtttaaatgtttaaatgtttaaatgtttaaatgtttaaatgtttaaatgtttaaatgtttaaatgtttaaatgtttaaatgtttaaatgtttaaatgtttaaatgtttaaatgtttaaatgtttaaatgattaaatgtttaaatgtttaaatgtttaaatgtttaaatgtttaaatgtttaaatgtttaaatgtttaaatgtttaaatgtttaaatgtttaaatgtttaaatgtttaaatgttaaaatgtttaaatgttaaaatgtttaaatgtttaaatgtttaaatgtttaaatgttaaaatgttaaaatgtttaaatgtttaaatgtttaaatgtttaaatgtttaaatgtttaaatgtttaaatgtttaaatgtttaaatgtttaaatgtttaaatgtttaaatgtttaaatgtttaaatgtttaaatgtttaaatgttttaatgtttaaatgtttaaatgtttaaatgtttaaatgttaaaatgttaaaatgttaaaatgttaaaatgttaaaatgttaaaatgttttaatgtttaaatgtttaaatgtttaaatgtttaaatgtttaaatgtttaaatgtttaaatgtttaaatgtttaaatgtttaaatgtttaaatgttttaatgttttaatgttttaatgttttaatgttttaatgttttaatgttttaatgttttaatgttttaatgttttaatgttttaatgttttaatgttttaatgttttaatgttttaatgttttaatgttttaatgttttaatgttttaatgttttaatgttttaatgttttaatgttttaaatttctaaaatttcaaaatgtaataAATCAGGTGGCAAACTTTAAATATacatgttaatttaaaaaaaaggataaaCAGTGCAAACTAAACAACCTTGAAAAAATCCAGAATTTTTAGTatcaagttgttttttttagaatcgtttttattttatattggtATATACAACTGATACAACTACAACTTTTTCCTGaacaccaaatctatcataaAGTTACACAACTCAGAACAGAACCTTTTGCTGATTAAAAGGACATTCCAATCTTTACCAACGACAACTACAAAAtccctttattatttattcacCCTCAATTTTGTAACAATTAACATTTCCTCTTACATCGCCGTTTTGATTAATAGACCCTCGTCGCGGTTGCCGTTGATACATTAATTCAACACTCTGACATGTCCTCCCCCCTCGTAATGAATAATGGAGCCATCCCCCAATTAGCGCGAACCCAAGCAACCCCTCTTTAAAATTGTTCCGTACCTGAACGAACTGCCCCGGGACAGGACGCGTGCCTTCCGCCGCTGCACGTTCTGCACGGCCGAGCACCGGAAGAAGCCGTGATTTTCGACGcactttttccaaaagtttttaCACTCGTTCCGCCCCTCGAAGAAGAACTCGACCGTGTCCTTGTGGTACATCTGTGGTGGAAGGCAAAAAGATTGGTTGAGCATGACTTGACCTGCTTCCGATAGGCAAACCCTTACGTAGTTCTCCGGGTGCAGCTTGATGAGAAACTTTTTCCGCTTGAACGAAATCTTCCGAATTTTGGCCCACGAGAAGGTGTTTATCCGGGTGATGCCCTGGAAGACGGCGATGCCCATGTGCGCCACGGCCAGGTTCAGCGGGACGCTCTCGTGGTCCTTGCCCGGGTGCATCTTCATGCCGTACAGCTCGCAGCGCCGGGCCGTCTCCAGCAGGTTCAGGTCCGCCTCCGCCGGGGATTGTCCTCTGGAAGGGGGTGGGGGAGATAATTAATAAAGAACAGAAtccttttgattaaaaatgataaCCTACATGTGCTTTTTGTGATTCTCCATGATCCGCCGCTGCATGGTGTGGTCCTGCTGGGGCACGAACCTGTACGAGGACAGGTACGTGTGATCCGGGTAGTCTTCCGGGGCGTAATCTCCGCAGGATGCTGTGGGTAGAAGAGCAGTTAGAAAATTATATAtcgtttagaaaattttatataaaaaaattcaagg
Coding sequences:
- the LOC120417644 gene encoding FERM, ARHGEF and pleckstrin domain-containing protein 1 isoform X2, whose amino-acid sequence is MSLDSMGPSARGGGGGGGGRGDESSGMGTLSGTRMIHSLSTPSGVDGSISASQSRGGKKLAVRIQMLDDSVTMFQVQAKAMGKVLFEQVCRQLNLLEADYFGLEYQEAPSGTKYWLDLEKAMNRQVGLSLIEPMLRFCVKFYTPDPLQLEEEYTRYLFCLQVKRDLATGSLQCNDNTAALMASYIVQASCGDYAPEDYPDHTYLSSYRFVPQQDHTMQRRIMENHKKHIGQSPAEADLNLLETARRCELYGMKMHPGKDHESVPLNLAVAHMGIAVFQGITRINTFSWAKIRKISFKRKKFLIKLHPENYMYHKDTVEFFFEGRNECKNFWKKCVENHGFFRCSAVQNVQRRKARVLSRGSSFRYSGKTQKQIIEFVRDNYVKRQTFQSGMGTSQSEQRLEDAFSDEETSGYGGGSPTRQSYRPQQPFSVGGSAHGSPGGDLSDEELCPNGGDFVVLGNGGGPAPPGLESLCLTGGHMEFAVSPQQQQQQQQQSCGNGAARSRSGSCTSRRSQFRSEPPPLCHYVPQLHSSQPQIFHAAAAAAAAAAASGLSRAAGPTGGSQQFYGGNNNNGLLHQPGECYIAGPGTGNVGLSHPSLFGGGQPGAGSQQLSIPQCHTSPL
- the LOC120417644 gene encoding FERM, ARHGEF and pleckstrin domain-containing protein 1 isoform X3 gives rise to the protein MSLDSMGPSARGGGGGGGGRGDESSGMGTLSGTRMIHSLSTPSGVDGSISASQSRGGKKLAVRIQMLDDSVTMFQVQAKAMGKVLFEQVCRQLNLLEADYFGLEYQEAPSGTKYWLDLEKAMNRQVGLSLIEPMLRFCVKFYTPDPLQLEEEYTRYLFCLQVKRDLATGSLQCNDNTAALMASYIVQASCGDYAPEDYPDHTYLSSYRFVPQQDHTMQRRIMENHKKHIGQSPAEADLNLLETARRCELYGMKMHPGKDHESVPLNLAVAHMGIAVFQGITRINTFSWAKIRKISFKRKKFLIKLHPENYMYHKDTVEFFFEGRNECKNFWKKCVENHGFFRCSAVQNVQRRKARVLSRGSSFRYSGKTQKQIIEFVRDNYVKRQTFQSGMGTSQSEQRLEDAFSDEETSGYGGGSPTRQSYRPQQPFSVGGSAHGSPGGDLSDEELCPNGGDFVVLGNGGGPAPPGLESLCLTGGHMEFAVSPQQQQQQQQQSCGNGAARSRSGSCTSRRSQFRRRVPRNQRERLAGPPKRNRPIAEPVRTGPRSGQPDLGVRSFQQQLAVPNERSGHVRPVQRGGPCPERHPERKRKRTAHGR